From Novipirellula galeiformis, the proteins below share one genomic window:
- a CDS encoding sulfatase-like hydrolase/transferase yields the protein MIRPNLLFAFLFVLTSSWDRSAIGTGAAASADAPPSQPNLIFILCDDLGWGDLGVLYQNDSQHDKRLHTPMIDQMAAEGIQLRQHYCPAPVCAPSRSSLLSGVHQGHAEVRDNQFDKRLANNHTLATVMKNAGYRTALIGKYGLQGEGDSAETWPAYPTQRGFDEFFGYVRHGDGHLHYPTDAWPLGNSEHHRLPKQVWHNDREVSAGLSKCYTTDLFTARSKHWIAQHTKSNPQEPFFLYLAYDTPHAALQTPTMAYPKGSGIDGGIQWTGKAGQMINTAQGEIDSYRHPDYVGKGWSDTEERFATMVRRIDHCVGDLLQTLRDLKIDKNTMVVISSDNGPHRESYLAGADYHPTSFQSYGPLDGIKRDVWEGGIRVATLAWWPGHIPAGKINTEPSQFHDWMPTFADLGGIAAPARTDGVSLRPRLMGTGKGAASQIYVEYAQSGLTPKYEDFSPSHRGKKRGQMQVVHLDGFKGVRVNIQSHNDPFQIFDLKKDPKEQHNLVDTNPRFKKLEKRMRDHVLQSRMPNASAPRPYDNVAIPAVPQTEITPGLNWSFYEGHFPYVPKTHGMTPQNKGISANIHVANPGGKGAIQWTGWLEVPETGTYEMSLSTASKAFLRIHQASVLDADFGYQAGQSRTVSIKLAKGHHPIELTCLSDGQTPPTLDWKWGRSASELTSVEDKALFRK from the coding sequence ATGATTCGGCCTAATCTCCTCTTTGCATTCCTCTTTGTGTTGACGAGTTCATGGGACCGGTCGGCGATAGGGACCGGTGCGGCGGCGTCCGCTGACGCGCCCCCCTCGCAACCGAATCTCATTTTCATTTTGTGCGATGACTTAGGCTGGGGTGACCTTGGCGTTCTGTACCAGAACGATTCTCAACACGACAAGCGGCTGCATACGCCGATGATCGACCAAATGGCGGCCGAAGGCATCCAGCTTCGCCAACATTATTGTCCCGCTCCGGTGTGTGCCCCGAGCCGCTCGTCACTGCTGAGCGGCGTGCATCAAGGTCACGCCGAGGTGCGTGACAACCAATTCGACAAACGCTTGGCCAATAATCACACGCTCGCCACGGTGATGAAAAACGCCGGATATCGAACGGCGTTGATTGGAAAGTATGGATTGCAGGGTGAGGGCGATTCGGCGGAAACGTGGCCGGCCTATCCGACTCAACGAGGTTTCGATGAATTTTTTGGATACGTTCGTCACGGCGATGGGCATCTGCATTACCCGACCGACGCGTGGCCACTAGGCAATAGCGAACACCATCGCCTACCCAAACAGGTGTGGCACAACGACCGCGAAGTTTCCGCGGGACTTTCGAAGTGCTACACCACCGATTTGTTTACCGCGCGCAGCAAACATTGGATCGCCCAGCACACCAAATCGAATCCGCAAGAGCCGTTCTTTTTATACCTCGCTTACGACACCCCGCACGCCGCCCTGCAGACGCCGACAATGGCCTACCCCAAAGGCAGCGGCATTGATGGGGGCATTCAATGGACCGGCAAGGCGGGGCAGATGATCAACACCGCCCAAGGCGAGATCGATTCGTACCGCCATCCCGATTACGTCGGCAAAGGATGGAGCGATACAGAAGAACGATTCGCCACGATGGTGCGACGGATTGACCATTGCGTTGGCGATTTGCTGCAAACGCTGCGTGATTTAAAAATCGACAAGAACACGATGGTCGTCATTTCGAGTGACAATGGGCCTCATCGAGAAAGTTACCTTGCTGGCGCCGACTATCATCCGACGTCGTTCCAGTCGTACGGACCACTCGACGGTATCAAACGCGATGTTTGGGAAGGCGGCATTCGCGTCGCTACGTTGGCATGGTGGCCCGGGCACATTCCCGCAGGCAAGATCAACACGGAACCAAGTCAGTTTCATGATTGGATGCCCACCTTTGCTGATCTCGGCGGAATTGCCGCTCCGGCCCGCACCGACGGAGTTTCATTGCGACCACGGTTGATGGGAACAGGCAAAGGCGCCGCGAGCCAGATTTATGTCGAGTACGCTCAGAGCGGGTTGACGCCAAAGTACGAAGATTTTTCGCCTTCGCATCGCGGTAAAAAACGAGGCCAAATGCAAGTCGTCCATTTGGACGGATTCAAAGGCGTGCGAGTGAACATTCAGTCGCACAACGATCCGTTTCAAATTTTTGATTTGAAGAAAGATCCGAAAGAACAGCACAACCTCGTAGACACGAATCCGCGATTCAAAAAACTTGAAAAGCGAATGCGCGACCACGTCTTGCAATCACGGATGCCCAACGCGAGTGCCCCGCGGCCGTATGACAATGTCGCCATACCGGCGGTCCCCCAGACGGAAATCACCCCCGGTTTGAACTGGTCGTTTTACGAAGGCCATTTCCCTTACGTTCCGAAAACCCATGGCATGACACCGCAAAACAAGGGTATTTCGGCGAACATCCATGTAGCAAACCCTGGCGGCAAAGGTGCGATCCAGTGGACCGGTTGGCTTGAGGTTCCAGAAACGGGAACGTACGAAATGTCGCTGTCGACCGCCAGCAAAGCGTTTCTAAGAATTCACCAAGCGTCCGTACTCGATGCCGACTTTGGGTACCAAGCGGGACAATCACGTACCGTTTCGATCAAGTTGGCCAAGGGGCATCACCCGATCGAATTGACCTGTCTATCCGATGGCCAAACGCCGCCAACCCTCGATTGGAAATGGGGGCGATCGGCAAGCGAGCTCACTTCCGTCGAGGACAAGGCGTTGTTCCGCAAGTAG